The genomic region GCGCTGTGGGCGTGGCCTAGCAGATGCAGCGTATTGTAGGCTTCCATGATGCCGTCGGTAATCCAGGTACCATCCTGGCCTTCGCGCGGAGTGGCGGCGCATGCGGCAATGACCTGGCTGAAAGCCGTGTTGAAGCGGATTTCATAATCTCGGCGCTTGAGCCGCTTGGCCAATGACCGGGAAATTTTCAGTTCGCCGGGGAACAGCACCATGCGAGGATCCGGACTCCACCACAGTATGGGCTCTCCCTCGCTGAACCAGGGGAATATGCCCTGCGCATATGCGTTGAGCAGGCGTTCGGCAGTCAGGTCGCCGCCAATGGCAATCAGTCCATTGGGCTCCCGCAGAGCGGCCTCCAGGGGAGGAAAGGGTGTACCGGCCTGCAATACACGTACCGGGCCGCCAGGCAAGCGGTAGTATTGATGTGTCATGCGAGGGTCATCTTGTTGAGTTGTTGTGGAATCGACCATGAAGCAGCAATTCAGTCAGGATCGGTGCTAGCATAATGCAGATGCAGCTTTGCTGCATGCCCTGATTATGCTACTATTCTTCCATGCGCCTTTATCGCACCATTATCCTGTTGCTGCTGACCATGTTTCTTGCGGATACCGTGGCGGCCAGCAGCAGCCTGCATCTGCCTGCCGTTTCCCCTGCGACAGCGCAGCCAGCGGCGCATCAGCATCATGCTACCCACGATCATGCGCGTCATGATGACGGCGCGTATCAGCATGATGAGCAGCATGGCGACAATTGCAGGAACTGCCATGATTGCCTGTCATGCTTCAGCGTATTGCCTATTTCCATCCGCATGTCTACGCCCGATTTGCCGCCTCGCCAGGTGGACATCGCGCCAAGCCTGATTTATTTCCCGCCCGCCCTGGCGCAATGGCAGCGCCCGCCGATCCTGCCCTCCATCTGATCTCGTCATGGCCGCCGCTGTCTCTGCGGCCAAAGGTTTTAATGGCCCGCTTGCATCAAGCAGGCTTCATATCATGAATGGAGAGTATCATGCGATTCAATATAGCCTTGTCAGCTTTAGGCTGCCTGTGCCTTGTCCTGCCCGTGGTGGCGGCAGAGGCTGAAACTGAGTTTAGTCCGGCCTTGCGCCATGAGCCGGTCCTCGGGCAATACCAGAAATTCGAGCAGGGCGCCGCAGCCGCGCCGGTGCAGCCGCATGCCGAACACGATATGCACCACGACCATGCCGAACACGATATGCACCACGACCATGCCGGCCATGAGCAGCATCAGCATGCTACGCAACATGATGCTGGACAGCGCGGGGACGGACAGCATGACGGCCACCATCGCATGCATGGGGAATGATCATGGCCAAGTTGTTGCCTGGACAATATGTGTCCTGCCTTCCCGTCGTTGCTCTTGCCATCGTCACTAGCCTGCTCGCCGGCTGCGCCACGTTCAGCCGCAACGGCGGCATGGACGATGTACGCTCCACGGTTGCCCAACGCCTGAAACAGGACGTGGCCTTGGATAGTGCTGGAGAGGTTTCTTCGCAGCAGCGGACGGAGGAATTGTTAGCAAAGCCGCTCGGAGTCGAGGAAGCTGTGCAGCTGGCCTTGTTGAACAACCGGGGCCTGAAAGCCGGTTTCGCTGCGCTTGGCATTGCCGAAGCGGACCTGGTGCAGGCCGGGCGCTTGCCCAATCCGCGTTTCTCCATGCTGTACACGCGCCATGACGGCGACTACAAGATCGAGCAGTCGTTCACCTTCAATCTTTTTTCCCTGCTGACGATGCCGCAGGCCAAGGCTGTGGAGCAGCAACGCTTCGAACAGACCAAGCGCGAGGTAAGCCTGCAGGTGCTGGTCTTGGCGCAGGCAACCCGGCAGGCCTGGGTTGCGGCTGTCGCTGCGGAGCAATCGTTGCTGTATGCCGCGCAGGTGATGCAGGCGGCGGAAGCGGCAGCCGAGCTGGCGCGGCGCATGCACCAGCAAGGCAACTGGAGCAAGCTGGACCAGGCGCGCGAGCAAAGCTTTTATGCCGATGCCGCGCTGGAGTATGCGGCGGCGCGCGAACACCAGCGCATGACGCGCGAGCGGTTGTCACGCGTGATCGGGCTGGGGAACAGCGAGCAATTCACGCTGCCGCCGCGCCTGCCTGATCTGCCGGCTACGGAGGAAGATCTCCTGCAGGTGCAGCAGCAGGCTTTCCTGCAGAGGCTGGACTTGCTGGCGATGCGTGCCGAGGTGGATGCGCTCGCCAAGCAGCTCGGCTTGAGCAAGACCACGCGCCTGATCAATGTGCTAGATATCGGCCCGGCCCGCGTGCTGGAGGGGCGGCGCGGCGAGGCTTACAAGAAGGGCATCACGCTGGGCTTTGAACTGCCATTGTTCGACTGGGGCAGCGCGCGCGTGAAGCGCGCCGAGGCAATCTATACGCAGGCGCTCGAGCGTACGGCACAAACAGTCATCGATGCGGAAACCGAGGTGCGGGCCGCCTATGCACGGTACCGCGTGCGTTACGAAATGGCGCGCCATGTCCAAGACGAGATCGTGCCGCTGCGCAAGCGCATCCTGCAAGAGCACCAGCTGCGCTACAACGGCATGCTGCTCAGCGCCTTCGAATTGCTTGCGGACGCGCGGGAGCAGGTCAGCAGCGTGAGCCGGTATATCAATGCCGTGCGTGATTTCTGGCTGGCGGACGCCGGGCTGACGATGGCGACCATGGGGCCCGTGGCATCCCTGGATGAGAATGGAAGGGGAGAATGATGCTGAATCGCCGTGATTTTTTCAGGCTGGGAGCGGCTGCCGTAGCTGCGGGCACGGTCAGCAAGGTGGCGATGGCGGCCTTGCCGGAAATTGCCAGCATGGGCAGTGCAGAAACCCAGGTGCCCCGCGCGCCTGGCAACGGCAGGCCTTTTCACCCGGTGGTGACCTTGAATGGCTGGAGCCTGCCCTGGCGCATGCGCGATGGCGTCAAGGAGTTCCACCTGGTGGCGGAACCCGTGGTGCGGGAGATCGCGCCCGGCATGCAGGCGCATCTGTGGGGTTACAACGGCCAGAGCCCTGGGCCGACGATCGAGGTGGTGGAGGGGGATCGTGTGCGCATCTACGTCACCAATCGCCTGCCGGAGGCAACCAGCGTCCACTGGCACGGGCAGCGCCTGCCCAACGGCATGGACGGCGTGAGCGGCCTCACGCAACCGGCGATCCCGGCCGGCAAGACCTTTGTCTATGAGTTCGAGGCCAAGCGTGCCGGCACCTTTATGTACCATCCGCACGCCGACGAAATGGTGCAGATGGCCATGGGCATGATGGGGTTCTGGGTCACGCACCCTAAAAACCCCGATTTCATGCGCGTGGACCGGGACTATGTCTTCCTCATCAACGCCTATGATATCGACCCCGGCAGTTACACGCCCAAGGTGGCGACCATGCTGGAGCACAATCTCTGGACTTTCAACAGCCGCGTGTTTCCAGGTATCGCCCCCATGGTGGCTGGGCTGAACGAGCGGGTGCGTATCCGCGTCGGCAACCTCAGCATGACCAACCATCCCATCCACCTGCACGGCCACGAGTTTACCGTGACGGGGACTGACGGCGGCTGGGTGCCGCCTGCAGCACGCTGGCCTGAGGTGACCACCGATGTTGCCGTCGGCCAAATGCGCGCGGTGGAGTTTGTCGCCGACGCGCCGGGAGACTGGGCTTTCCACTGCCACAAAAGCCACCATACTATGAATGCCATGGGGCACCAGGTGCCGACCATGATAGGCGTCGAGCAGAAAGGGCTGGTTGACAAGATCACGCAGCTGCTGCCGGACTACATGCCCATGGGGGAAAGCGGCATGGCGGAAATGGGCGAGATGGACATGCCGTTGCCGGAAAATACCCTGCCGATGATGAGCGGCAAGGGCCAGTTCGGGGACATGCACATGGGCGGCATGTTTACTGCGGTCAAGGTGCGTGCGGGATTGAAGGCCGGAGATTACAGCGATCCGGGAGATTACCCGAATCCTCCCGGCACTGTGGCGCACGAAGTCGACGCCAGCGGGGTGCCGGTGAGCAGGGCGCCCGCTGCAAGCGGCGAGGGGCATACCTTGCATATCAGGAAGCCGGGCGGGCATGAAGGGCATTAGCGTCACGCCCGCCGGGTTGGCCCGGCAGCTATTCAGGCGTATAGCCGGCTTCGCTGATCGCATCGCGAAAGCGGGCGATATCGGCGCTGCTGTCTATATGCACGGCCTTTCCCGCGAGGTCCACCGTGACTTTTGCCTGCGGGTCGACCGCCTGCGCAGCCTGGGTGATCGCCTGTACGCAATGATTGCAGCTCATGTCGTTGACCTTGAATGTATGCATGAA from Methylobacillus flagellatus KT harbors:
- a CDS encoding heavy-metal-associated domain-containing protein, with amino-acid sequence MHTFKVNDMSCNHCVQAITQAAQAVDPQAKVTVDLAGKAVHIDSSADIARFRDAISEAGYTPE
- a CDS encoding TolC family protein, giving the protein MAKLLPGQYVSCLPVVALAIVTSLLAGCATFSRNGGMDDVRSTVAQRLKQDVALDSAGEVSSQQRTEELLAKPLGVEEAVQLALLNNRGLKAGFAALGIAEADLVQAGRLPNPRFSMLYTRHDGDYKIEQSFTFNLFSLLTMPQAKAVEQQRFEQTKREVSLQVLVLAQATRQAWVAAVAAEQSLLYAAQVMQAAEAAAELARRMHQQGNWSKLDQAREQSFYADAALEYAAAREHQRMTRERLSRVIGLGNSEQFTLPPRLPDLPATEEDLLQVQQQAFLQRLDLLAMRAEVDALAKQLGLSKTTRLINVLDIGPARVLEGRRGEAYKKGITLGFELPLFDWGSARVKRAEAIYTQALERTAQTVIDAETEVRAAYARYRVRYEMARHVQDEIVPLRKRILQEHQLRYNGMLLSAFELLADAREQVSSVSRYINAVRDFWLADAGLTMATMGPVASLDENGRGE
- the aat gene encoding leucyl/phenylalanyl-tRNA--protein transferase; this translates as MTHQYYRLPGGPVRVLQAGTPFPPLEAALREPNGLIAIGGDLTAERLLNAYAQGIFPWFSEGEPILWWSPDPRMVLFPGELKISRSLAKRLKRRDYEIRFNTAFSQVIAACAATPREGQDGTWITDGIMEAYNTLHLLGHAHSAETWVDGKLVGGLYGVSLGRMFYGESMFHHTTDASKLAFVHMVRRLQALGYGMIDCQMKTRHLASLGAREITRAEFSQRLNELVHYPA
- a CDS encoding multicopper oxidase family protein; amino-acid sequence: MLNRRDFFRLGAAAVAAGTVSKVAMAALPEIASMGSAETQVPRAPGNGRPFHPVVTLNGWSLPWRMRDGVKEFHLVAEPVVREIAPGMQAHLWGYNGQSPGPTIEVVEGDRVRIYVTNRLPEATSVHWHGQRLPNGMDGVSGLTQPAIPAGKTFVYEFEAKRAGTFMYHPHADEMVQMAMGMMGFWVTHPKNPDFMRVDRDYVFLINAYDIDPGSYTPKVATMLEHNLWTFNSRVFPGIAPMVAGLNERVRIRVGNLSMTNHPIHLHGHEFTVTGTDGGWVPPAARWPEVTTDVAVGQMRAVEFVADAPGDWAFHCHKSHHTMNAMGHQVPTMIGVEQKGLVDKITQLLPDYMPMGESGMAEMGEMDMPLPENTLPMMSGKGQFGDMHMGGMFTAVKVRAGLKAGDYSDPGDYPNPPGTVAHEVDASGVPVSRAPAASGEGHTLHIRKPGGHEGH